In the Deinococcus arcticus genome, one interval contains:
- a CDS encoding DUF4396 domain-containing protein: MDMDMMSMMPAWWTPAAWMYLVTSLISAGLLAYGIYGRRHPQQVRALKPVWPVSALFLGPLALVLYARWGRVRAQGGSSQRNRVTWLLLALLPGAAASTVAHLIGVPVVFGAGWTIAGETLWAVALFILVLATLMLFMFEVAAASGERAHGLVKLFLGAFFTVLAFDVGMVGWMLYLHGNSLMQPITDVVFTAQMQIGMLLGMVTALPLALWLTPQPVAAGSEPQPTADRPAPLP, from the coding sequence ATGGATATGGACATGATGAGCATGATGCCGGCGTGGTGGACTCCTGCAGCCTGGATGTACCTGGTTACCAGCTTGATCTCTGCGGGACTTCTTGCCTACGGGATCTATGGCCGGCGCCACCCCCAGCAAGTGCGTGCACTCAAGCCAGTGTGGCCTGTCAGCGCACTCTTCCTGGGGCCGCTCGCGCTGGTGTTGTACGCCCGCTGGGGCCGCGTGCGCGCTCAGGGTGGCAGTTCCCAACGAAACAGAGTGACCTGGCTCCTGTTGGCCCTCTTGCCCGGAGCCGCTGCCTCAACAGTCGCGCACCTGATCGGCGTGCCGGTTGTCTTCGGTGCCGGCTGGACGATTGCCGGCGAAACACTCTGGGCAGTGGCACTGTTCATTCTGGTGCTCGCAACACTGATGCTCTTCATGTTTGAGGTGGCTGCAGCCTCGGGCGAGCGTGCACATGGGCTCGTGAAGTTGTTCCTGGGGGCTTTCTTCACGGTGCTGGCCTTTGATGTTGGCATGGTGGGATGGATGCTGTACCTGCATGGCAACAGCCTGATGCAGCCCATCACGGACGTCGTGTTCACCGCGCAGATGCAGATCGGCATGCTGCTGGGCATGGTCACTGCTCTCCCTCTAGCCCTCTGGCTGACTCCTCAACCGGTCGCGGCCGGGAGTGAGCCTCAGCCCACAGCCGACCGGCCCGCCCCTCTCCCATGA